In Mucilaginibacter sp. KACC 22063, the genomic stretch TAATGTAATGATGCTATCTTTATTTTTAAGTATTTGATCATTCAATTTTATTAAATTCTCAAGTCGAGTAATATTAGCTTGTTTCTCTTCTACTTGTTTCTTCCGGTCTAAAGCCACAAATCCCAATAAAATAACAAAAGCTAACAAGCAAAAGAAACCGATTAATAATCCTTTCGATATATATTTCATTTGCTGCCTTTTTGGTTAAGCAGATTTATTGTTTCTAAAAAAAGTTGAGATTCTTTAGAGTTCTTGTCAAATTTCCTATACTGCAATAGCATTGATGCTTCTATATCAATTTTCAATTGACTTTTTTCGTTTTCACAGTTTTTCTGTTCCGTTTTTTCGATCAACTCATACTTTTTTTGCAGATCGGCATTTTGATCTTTATAGAATTCGATTTGATTTTTCATTATAAATAAACCAAATGAACTACCAGCAATTAAACATCCACCTAATTTTGAATAAAATAAAAACTTGTGAGACTTAAGAATATTACCTAAATAATTAGACATAAAGTGTTAATCGAAAAACTAAAAATATAGAATAATTACTTATTTACCTATTTCAGAAAATCAATATTTTAATGGTATAAAAGCGAATGTTCTTTCAGGCGTTTAAAAAACATTGTCAATAAAGTTGACAACTAATCTTAGTAGTGAAAGATAACGGATTCGAACCGATGACCTCTTTCCCAAATGCTTTCAGGACATGCAAGCGCCTTTAGTGAGTAAATAATGTAGCAGTAATAAAGCATAAAAAAGGCTGCCTTGCAGCAGCCTGATATTGTAAGTGGAGGATAACGGATTCGAACCGATGACCTCTTGCATGCCATGCAAGCGCTCTAGCCAGCTGAGCTAAACCCCCGTGTGGGTTGCAAATATATTTATATTGGCAACAATTAAAAACTAATTGTTAAAAATTAAGCGGGTAAATCAATAAATACGAAAAGGCTTAAAAACAGTAAAGCCTCCTGATGGGCAGGAGGCCTTTACTAACCAATTATAAACCTAAATTATGAGAAGACTTTTTAAATCGTTTCCGATGGTGTAAAATTAACACTAAGTTTCGTAACTCCAAAATATTTTTTAAAAAATATTTTATTTTTTTCTGTTAACCGTTACAATTATCAAAACGTTGATGCAAATATATTAGTATAACATCAATAAATGTTTATTTAACAACTAAAAATAATGTTAAATGTTTGTAAATTTTAAAATTCATTTAAATCCATCGTTAACATTATTGCTACCTATGCATCAAATTTGCTGCCGTGAATAAACCGCATTTAACAAATCCTGTATTATGGCTCATGACAATTACCACCGGGTTGGTTGTCGCCAATATCTATTATAACCAGCCCCTGCTTACCGACATTGCGTTAAACTTTAAAGTAAGCAACAGCAAAGCAGGTCAGGTTTCCATGTTTACGCAGATTGGTTATGCGGCCGGTTTACTGTTTATAGTGCCACTTGCTGATATGCTGAAGCGCAAGCGGTTAATGATCATTGATTTTGCGCTGATCATAATTTCATTACTTGGCGTAGCACTCTCTAAAAGCATACATTTACTTTATTTCGCCAGTTTCCTGGTTGGGCTAACATCAGTAATCCCACAGTTGCTTATCCCTATGGTTGCGCATCTGGCCAACCCGCATGAGCGTGGTAAGAAGATCGGATTTGTAATGAGCGGATTACTCATTGGTATCTTGCTGTCGCGTACCATCAGCGGATTTGTGGGCGCACATTTTGGCTGGCGGAGTATATTTTATGCAGCAGCTGCGGTAATGTTTATTTTGTGGGGATTGGTTTATTGGCTACTGCCCGAAATTGAGCCTACCTATAAAGGCAAATACAGCCATTTGATGAAATCATTAGTGCATTTATTCATGAGCGAGCCTAAGTTAAGGTTGGCTTCATTCAGGGGTGCATTATTATTTGCAGGCTTTAGCGCGTTTTGGTCAACCCTGGCATTTTTACTTAAACTGCCACAGTTTAACGAAGGCAGCGACGTGGCCGGTGCGTTCGGATTAGTAGGCGCATTCGGCGCCCTGGCTGTAGGCTTCATGGGCAGGCTTACCGATAAAATGGATGCGTTTAAACTGTCTACCTTTACCATATTATTGGTAATTATCTCCTTTATTATCTTCTATTTCTCCAGCCATAGTATTGCAGGCCTTATTATAGGTGTGATCATCATGGACATGGGTGTGCAGTCTACGCACATCTCTAACCAGGCAATTATATTTTCGTTAAACGCCGAAGCCCGCAACCGTATTAATACAATTTACATGGTGTCCTATTTTATCGGCGGCTCGGCGGGTACTTTTTTAGCCAGCCAGATCTGGGGGTTATATCAATGGAGCGGCGTGTGCGCTATCGGAACAATACTGTCTGTTATCGTACTCTGTGTACATTTAGTTAATCGTAAAAAGATGCAGCAAAACACTACAGCAAGCGTTGCTTAATAAGGATTCAAAAAAAATTAGTCTTTTTACAAAAAAATCTTCTGTCAATAAATCACTCGCAGACAAGCTTCTATCCTATTTTATATACCCGATCCAAATTTTGTCTACCGGTATTTTGCCCTGATTTTCATTTTTTGGCATTGTATTGGGACAACTCTTATCAAATAACACTGATATGTTAGCAATAGATAAAGAAAATCAGGGCGAAGAAAAAACTTGGGAAAACCCGGTTAACCCTGAAAAGCCTGCTGACCACCGCGACGACGAACAAGTTGAGCGTCAATATCAGGAGGCTAAAAGAAGACATGATAATCTGACAGAGACAGATCACATTGATAAAGAAAAAAAGAGTTAACAAATTAATTTGACTAAAAGATTTACAGTTATGAAAAATTCAACTAAAACCTCAAAAGTAAGCAAGTTAGTAGCTCGTTTCGATAACGAATTAAAAGCTTTGTTAATGGAAGATCTAAGAGCTGTGAAAACAGCTAAGAATCAAATTTTAGAAAAAATAGCAAATACTGCTGCCGGCAACCGTTTATCAGCAGCATAATATACCGCATCTTCTATCTACCTATACAAAACGTATAACATCAATCTATGAAAACGTAAAGCCCGGGCATTTGTCCGGGCTTTATTTTTTTCCTGACCCGGCGTAGTTTACTATAAGCTGCGCAGTTTTAGCAGACGCGCCCGCCTCGCCCATTTTCACATCAAGCTCGGTGTAATCGGCTAACATTTTATCACGGCCGGGGCCTTCAAGTAATCTGCCCAATTCAACGATCATTATATCCGGATTACATTCCTGCTGTATCAGTTCCCTAACTACCAGGCGGTCCATAATCAGGTTAACCAGGGAAATAAACCTAATTTTGATCAGCATACGTGCTATACCTATAGTAACACTATTACCCTTATATACAACAACCTGCGGTACATGAAACAATGCGGTTTCTAAAGTTGCCGTTCCGGATGCTACAATAGCTGCATGAGCTACATTCAGCAAATCATAAGTAGCATTAAAAATGACCGGTATGTCGCCGACGTTAAATTGATTATAATATTCTTTACTAAACGATGGCGCACCCGCTATTACAAATTGATAATCAGTTAAGTGTTTAGCCACCTGTAACATATCAGGAAGCAAGCGGCTTATTTCCTGTTTACGGCTACCGGGCAAAAGGGCAATTATCTTTTGGGTTGTTAAATGGTGCTGTTGTAGAAAATCAGGATTGGGTTTAAAGGCAGATACCGCATCTAACAATGGGTTACCCACATAATCAACATCCATTCCCCAGCCTTTATAAAAATCAACCTCAAAAGGTAAAATGCAAAACAGGTGATCAACAATTCGCTTTATTTTCAGCACCCGCTTTTGATTCCATGCCCATACCTTTGGTGATATATAGTAGCAAACCAGCAAGCCCTGTTCTTTAGCAAACTCGGCTATTTTAAGGTTAAAGCCCGGAAAATCAATTAGTATCAAAACATCAGGCTGCCAGGTAGAGATATCTTTTTTGCAGGCTGCGAGATTTTTAAAGATGGTACGCAGGTTAGCTACAACTTCTACAAAGCCCATAAAAGCCATATCGGCATAATGCTTCACCAATTCACCGCCTTCAGCCTGCATCAGGTCGCCACCGAAATACCGGAACTGAGCCTGTTCATCAAGGCCTTTAAGGGCTTTCATTAAGTTGGCGCCGTGCAAATCGCCGGACGCTTCGCCAGCTACCAGGTAATACTTCATATTATTTGATTAAGATACCGGCTTCTTTGTAAGCAGCCAGATCAAATGAACTTGGGTCTTTTTCGGTAATCAGCAGGTCTATACTGTTAGCCGCTGCAATATAAAACGGGTTAAGTACACCAAGCTTATCAGCAGTAGACAGTGCAACAATATACCTTGACGTTTCGATCATGGCTTTTTTTACTTCACAATCTTCATAGTCCAAGCCAGTGATTCCGGCTTTCAGGTCAATGTTGCAAATACCTAACAGGCAAATATCGGCACGTATCTTCCTGATGGCTTCAATGGCTTCATAACCGTAAGTTGATGCTGTACGCTGACTGACCCTGCCCCCGATAAAGATCACTTTAATATTTTGAAAATCTTGCAGCACAGAAGCTACCGGTATACTGTTGGTAACTACCGTAAGCGGGATATCTTTGGGCAAGCTTTGCGCAGCAATCACTGTTGTAGTACCCGAATCAATTAAGATTACCTGATCGGGCTTGATAATATCCAGCAGCTTATTTGCAATAACCTGCTTTTCTTTGATTTCAATATGCTGACGCTGCTTAAAAGTAGGCGGTAAAGGCGATTGATGTATTGCTCCCCCTCTAACTGCTTTCAGCATACCACGGTCAGAAAGTTCCTTAATATCGCGCCTAACAGTGTCAGTAGATACTTTTAGCAAAGTACTCAGTTCATCAAGCACTACCCTGTTATTTTTTTCTACCTGTTCAAGAATGATATTCTGGCGTTCTGCTTTAAGCATATTCAAAAGTAAACAAAAATTTAATTGCAAAATAACGCAAACTTAAATTGCAATATATTGCAATTATTTACATTTATTGCATAATTTTGCAATATGAAACAAAAGAAAATAATAGCTATCGACATGGATAGCGTACTTGCCGACACAGAAAGGCAGTTTGTAATTTGGTATGAGCGTGATTACGGTGTTCGCATTCCGTATGAAAGTTTATTTGGTAAGAAAGAAGAGGATTTTTTCCCTGAAAAAGATGCGATCAGAAAAATGGTTTTTACACCGGCGTTTTTCAGGACCATACCTGTAATGCCCGGTGCCATAGCGGCTGTAAAGCAATTGATGAATAATTATGAGGTGTACGTGGTATCGGCCGCAATGGAGTTCCCGAATTCACTGATAGAAAAGAAAGAATGGCTTGAAGAACACTTTCCGTTTATCTCATGGAAAAACATTGTATTCTGCGGAAGCAAAAGCATTATTGATGCCGACTACCTGATAGATGACCATTGCAAAAACTTAGATGTATTTAAGGGCAAAACATTACTGTTCCATGCGGCACACAATGTGGGTATTACCCATCACCAACGCGTCAATAACTGGGAAGAAGCACTTAGGGCCATTGCTAAACTGGAAGCCGTACCTACAACCGAAGCTTAAAGCCTGATTCTTGTAAGAAAGACCAATATCATAAAAGCAAAGGTGATTACGATAATGCCGCGACTGGTTTGATCAGCCTGTTTGCGGTGAAAAACGCGTACAAGAATTAAATTTATAGCGATAGCAATTAAATAAGGAACGGCCGGCTTATTCATGATCACCATATCTTTAGCCACGTAGTTAAACACAATCCAGGTTATTGAGGGCAACACCGCACCAATACCAAGCCCCAGATAAAAGTTATTCCTATTCATTTACCGCTAATTTAACACAAAACCCGCTGCAGGATATTGCGGATCATTATAAATATCTTTCAGGCTTTCCTGTCCCGATACATTATTAAAGATCATTACCTTATTGCCTGGTTGATACTGCTCCCAATTTGGTGCAGGCTGTCTTCCTTTTATATAACTTACCCAATAGGCATGTACTTGCTCTGCCAACTGTTCATTAAAACCATTGTTATGTTTACCCGGCACATACCAAACGTAAGCCAGCTCATCGGCATGTACTGCTCCCTTTCCATCCTTACTATAATCAAAGCGGTACATCCATACGTTGTTATTTCCTTTTGTTAAGACATTAGCCATGCGGTACTGATGCATTTGATACATGTACTGAGTAAGGATAAAAACCGCGGCAGAATCTGGCTCTATAGCATTTGCATACTTGTTGTAAGCATTAAGTACAAACGTATAATTATTGCCGTACCAATCTTTAAGTACCGTACTATCCGGATGATAAAGCCGTTTATCCCCATTCATGAACAACACACTTTCGCGTTTATTACTACCGATCAGGAATCGTTTATCCTTAAAGTTGTGCGTTTCCATATAGTGGTAAGGGTCATCCTTAATAATTGCACCATCCTGCACCGGCCCAAAATAGTTTGTACCGGCAGCACCGTTAAGTACTTTATTTTGCGCTTCAATTAACTGAGCAGTTGATAAATTCAAAACGTCTGTCGGTTTTTGCAGGTTTAGTTCTTTGAGTAAACGCTGCCTTATTGCTTTCGCAGTGGTAGTATCACGAATGCATTGTACACCGCCACTTTCTAAAACCAGCTGCTTGTATAACCCTTTAGATTTATCTGAGGTAAGCAAAGTACTCACCAGCTTTGCCCCTGCCGATTCGCCCATTACAGTTACATTATCCGCATCGCCACCGAAAGACTTAATATTTTGCTTTACCCATTTCAGCGCCATCAGCATATCCAGCATCCCATTATTGCCCGAAGTTTGATAGGCTTTATCGATATCGCCCAGGTATAAAAATCCGAAAACACCTAAACGGTAATTGATCGTCACGGTAATAATGCTATCCCTGTCGGCAAAGGCATGGCCGTTCATGGTTGCACCATTGCCGCCTGTCATTCCGCCACCATGTACCCATACTACCACAGGCATTTTATGCGCTGGTTTCTGCAAAGGTGTGTATACATTCAGGAACAGTGAATTTTCATCGCCCTGTAAGCCTTTTGTATTGCCTGAATACTGCGCTGCGGAACTGCCGAATCTATCACATAACAAAGTGTCTTTCCATTTATCTACAGGCTGCGGGGCTTTAAACCTTAAAGCGTCAATGGGCGGTTTTGCATAAGGTATGCCTTTAAAAACTACAGCCTGATCTTCGGTAATACCCTTTATATAACCAGCCGAAGTTTTCACAACAGTTTGTGCAAATGCACTAATTGTTATAGACAGAACGAATAAGACACTTAGGACTTTTTTCATGATCAGGCGTTAAATTTCCAGCTGTTTAATACAGGGATGGCATGGTGTGCAGTCATATCGAATTGCACAGGAACAACAGATACATAATGATGATCTAATGCCCAAACGTCGGTGTCTTCGCCCTGATCGTTCAACTGAAACACACCAGTAAGCCAATAATAAGGGCGCTTATGCGGGTCCATGCGCTCGTCAAATTCTTCTGCCCATTTAGCCCTGGCCTGGCGGCATACTTTAATACCTTTAATATCGCCTGCATTCGGGAAGTTTACATTGAGTAAGGTCGCAGGGGGCAATCCATTTTCTAATACCTGCAAAGCAATTTGCTTCACGTATTTAAGCGTGGGCTTAAAATTTGCCTGCAGGGTAAAATCATCTAATGAATAACCGATTGACGGAATACTTTCTATCGCCCCCTCAACCGCTGCCGACATAGTTCCAGAATATAATACGTTGATAGAATTGTTAAGACCGTGATTGATACCTGACACACACAGATCAGGCTTTTTACCTTTGAAAACGATATTAACCGCCAGTTTCACACAATCTACAGGTGTGCCCGAACAACGGTAAGTCTCAAAACCATCGTAAATTTCTACCTTATCCAAACGAAGCGGTTTGCCAATGGTTATGGCATGCCCCATACCCGACTGCGGACTATCAGGCGCTACAACCACTACATGGCCAATCTCTGCCATGGTTTCCATCAGTGCTTTAATGCCCGGCGCAGTGATCCCATCATCGTTAACTACCAGTATAGTAGGTTTATTCTTTTTCATAGACTGCTAAGTTAGGGAATTATAATGCGTTATCTGCCTTATATAAGCACCCTTAATCTAAGTTTCAGATTTGGGCAATAGCTTTCTGATGTATGAAACACCCCCTTATCAACATTTCCAAAACAAGCAGTGGCTGTGCCTTCCCCTCTCAAGAGGGAAAACGCTGAATAGAGAAACAAGCAAAAACTTAAATAAGGGGTGTGTAAAATTCGGCTTTCCAACAAATTCAGACCCAATAAAAAAGCCCTTCGATTTCTCGAAGGGCATCATTCTATATTTTTTGAATTTTGTAATTCTGATTACACGCCTAACAGCAATCTTGCAGGGTCTTCCAGCAGTTGTTTAACGCGTACCAGGAAGCTTACCGATTCGCGGCCGTCAATGATACGGTGATCATATGATAACGCCAGGTACATCATCGGGCGGATAACCACCTGGCCGTTTACTGCCACAGGGCGCTCTACAATATTGTGCATACCTAAAATAGCAGACTGCGGAGAATTAATGATCGGGGTTGACATCATTGAGCCAAATACACCACCGTTTGTGATGGTAAAGTTACCGCCGGTCATTTCTTCGATGGTCAGTTTATTTTCGCGTGCTTTGGCAGCAAGTCCGGCAACTGCTTTCTCGATACCGGCAAGGCTTAATTGCTCAGCATTACGGATAACCGGAACAACCAATCCTTTCGGTGCAGATACAGCAATAGAGATATCAGCAAAGTTGCTGTATACCACTTCTTCGCCTTCGATACGTGCGCCTACAGCAGGCCACTCTCTTAATGCTTCGCAAACTGCTTTGGTAAAGAACGACATGAAGCCTAAGCCTACGCCATGTTTCTCTTTAAATTTATCTTTGTATTTAGCACGCAGTTCCATAATCGGCGACATATCAACCTCGTTAAAGGTGGTCAACATCGCTGTTTCATTTTTAACTGCCACTAAACGTTTAGCAATAGTTTTACGCAACGGCGTCATCTTCTCGCGGCGTTCGTCGCGGGCACCCGATGGCTGCGACGGAGCCGCCTGAGCAGTTGGTGCAGAGGCAGGTTTTGCAGCAAGGGCAGCAGCTTTAGGCGCGCCAGCCTGTGCATTTTGTGCATCCTCTTTAGTGATACGCCCCCCCACACCTGTACCAGATACAGATTGCGGATCAACACCTTTTTCTGCCAATATTTTACCGGCAGCAGGTGATGGTGTACCAGCTGCATAGCCACCTTGTTTCATGGTTTCAGGTGATGGCGGAACAGCATTTTCTAATGCCGGGGTACTGACACTGCCCGGAGTTGCCGGAGCAGATGCACCACCAACTTCGATCTGGCAAACCACAGCACCAATTTCTAAAACGTCGCCTTCTTTAGCGATAGTTTTTAAAACACCTGGCTTTTCGGCTGTCAGCTCGAATGTTGCTTTATCTGATTCCAGTTCTGCAATGGCTTCGTCCATTGCTACTTCGTCGCCATCTTTTTTAATCCAGCGTGAAAGGGTTACTTCTGTGATAGATTCACCTACAGCCGGAACTTTTATTTCTACAGTGCTTTTTGCTTCTGCAGGTGCAGCAGCCGGAGCAGGGGTTGCAGCAGCAGGCGCTTTATCTTCCTGTGCGGCAGGTGCAGCATTAGCTGAGGCACCACCTTCTTCAATATTTGCAACTACAGCACCGATAGCTAAAGTATCGCCTTCGTTGGCTATAGTATTTAAAGTCCCTGCTTTTTCGGCAGTCAGCTCAAATGTTGCTTTATCTGATTCTAACTCGGCAATCACTTCATCCATCTCCACTGTATCGCCGCTTTTTTTAATC encodes the following:
- a CDS encoding MFS transporter: MTITTGLVVANIYYNQPLLTDIALNFKVSNSKAGQVSMFTQIGYAAGLLFIVPLADMLKRKRLMIIDFALIIISLLGVALSKSIHLLYFASFLVGLTSVIPQLLIPMVAHLANPHERGKKIGFVMSGLLIGILLSRTISGFVGAHFGWRSIFYAAAAVMFILWGLVYWLLPEIEPTYKGKYSHLMKSLVHLFMSEPKLRLASFRGALLFAGFSAFWSTLAFLLKLPQFNEGSDVAGAFGLVGAFGALAVGFMGRLTDKMDAFKLSTFTILLVIISFIIFYFSSHSIAGLIIGVIIMDMGVQSTHISNQAIIFSLNAEARNRINTIYMVSYFIGGSAGTFLASQIWGLYQWSGVCAIGTILSVIVLCVHLVNRKKMQQNTTASVA
- the lpxB gene encoding lipid-A-disaccharide synthase — encoded protein: MKYYLVAGEASGDLHGANLMKALKGLDEQAQFRYFGGDLMQAEGGELVKHYADMAFMGFVEVVANLRTIFKNLAACKKDISTWQPDVLILIDFPGFNLKIAEFAKEQGLLVCYYISPKVWAWNQKRVLKIKRIVDHLFCILPFEVDFYKGWGMDVDYVGNPLLDAVSAFKPNPDFLQQHHLTTQKIIALLPGSRKQEISRLLPDMLQVAKHLTDYQFVIAGAPSFSKEYYNQFNVGDIPVIFNATYDLLNVAHAAIVASGTATLETALFHVPQVVVYKGNSVTIGIARMLIKIRFISLVNLIMDRLVVRELIQQECNPDIMIVELGRLLEGPGRDKMLADYTELDVKMGEAGASAKTAQLIVNYAGSGKK
- a CDS encoding DeoR/GlpR family DNA-binding transcription regulator; its protein translation is MLKAERQNIILEQVEKNNRVVLDELSTLLKVSTDTVRRDIKELSDRGMLKAVRGGAIHQSPLPPTFKQRQHIEIKEKQVIANKLLDIIKPDQVILIDSGTTTVIAAQSLPKDIPLTVVTNSIPVASVLQDFQNIKVIFIGGRVSQRTASTYGYEAIEAIRKIRADICLLGICNIDLKAGITGLDYEDCEVKKAMIETSRYIVALSTADKLGVLNPFYIAAANSIDLLITEKDPSSFDLAAYKEAGILIK
- a CDS encoding 5' nucleotidase, NT5C type, with the translated sequence MKQKKIIAIDMDSVLADTERQFVIWYERDYGVRIPYESLFGKKEEDFFPEKDAIRKMVFTPAFFRTIPVMPGAIAAVKQLMNNYEVYVVSAAMEFPNSLIEKKEWLEEHFPFISWKNIVFCGSKSIIDADYLIDDHCKNLDVFKGKTLLFHAAHNVGITHHQRVNNWEEALRAIAKLEAVPTTEA
- a CDS encoding carboxylesterase/lipase family protein — protein: MKKVLSVLFVLSITISAFAQTVVKTSAGYIKGITEDQAVVFKGIPYAKPPIDALRFKAPQPVDKWKDTLLCDRFGSSAAQYSGNTKGLQGDENSLFLNVYTPLQKPAHKMPVVVWVHGGGMTGGNGATMNGHAFADRDSIITVTINYRLGVFGFLYLGDIDKAYQTSGNNGMLDMLMALKWVKQNIKSFGGDADNVTVMGESAGAKLVSTLLTSDKSKGLYKQLVLESGGVQCIRDTTTAKAIRQRLLKELNLQKPTDVLNLSTAQLIEAQNKVLNGAAGTNYFGPVQDGAIIKDDPYHYMETHNFKDKRFLIGSNKRESVLFMNGDKRLYHPDSTVLKDWYGNNYTFVLNAYNKYANAIEPDSAAVFILTQYMYQMHQYRMANVLTKGNNNVWMYRFDYSKDGKGAVHADELAYVWYVPGKHNNGFNEQLAEQVHAYWVSYIKGRQPAPNWEQYQPGNKVMIFNNVSGQESLKDIYNDPQYPAAGFVLN
- the surE gene encoding 5'/3'-nucleotidase SurE, which produces MKKNKPTILVVNDDGITAPGIKALMETMAEIGHVVVVAPDSPQSGMGHAITIGKPLRLDKVEIYDGFETYRCSGTPVDCVKLAVNIVFKGKKPDLCVSGINHGLNNSINVLYSGTMSAAVEGAIESIPSIGYSLDDFTLQANFKPTLKYVKQIALQVLENGLPPATLLNVNFPNAGDIKGIKVCRQARAKWAEEFDERMDPHKRPYYWLTGVFQLNDQGEDTDVWALDHHYVSVVPVQFDMTAHHAIPVLNSWKFNA
- the odhB gene encoding 2-oxoglutarate dehydrogenase complex dihydrolipoyllysine-residue succinyltransferase; this encodes MSLEIKVPPVGESITEVTLSRWIKKSGDTVEMDEVIAELESDKATFELTAEKAGTLNTIANEGDTLAIGAVVANIEEGGASANAAPAAQEDKAPAAATPAPAAAPAEAKSTVEIKVPAVGESITEVTLSRWIKKDGDEVAMDEAIAELESDKATFELTAEKPGVLKTIAKEGDVLEIGAVVCQIEVGGASAPATPGSVSTPALENAVPPSPETMKQGGYAAGTPSPAAGKILAEKGVDPQSVSGTGVGGRITKEDAQNAQAGAPKAAALAAKPASAPTAQAAPSQPSGARDERREKMTPLRKTIAKRLVAVKNETAMLTTFNEVDMSPIMELRAKYKDKFKEKHGVGLGFMSFFTKAVCEALREWPAVGARIEGEEVVYSNFADISIAVSAPKGLVVPVIRNAEQLSLAGIEKAVAGLAAKARENKLTIEEMTGGNFTITNGGVFGSMMSTPIINSPQSAILGMHNIVERPVAVNGQVVIRPMMYLALSYDHRIIDGRESVSFLVRVKQLLEDPARLLLGV